The region GTTCTTCGCGTCCTCCGCCCGTCACCCCGAGGGGCGGCAGTCGGCGGTGAGACGCTGGTATATGCGTTCTCTCGCTCGTTTCACGCTCGTTGTCATGCTTCCCGCCTCGCTTGAGGCTCAGAAAAGATACAGGTCATGCGTGAATCTGTCAACACCCTGCCCCAGAGCGTTGCTTGAGGCACCAACGTCCGCAACTACAGACACGTCCCAGACAGCAGAAAAGGGAGAGGCATCTCCTCTCCCCTCTTCGCACGTAGCGCCTCAGCGCGGTAGGAGGATGGTCTCCTGAACCTTCAGCCCCTGGGCCAGCGCGTCGGCGGCGTGCTGCCGCGCCCCCGCGAGGTCATGGTTGCGGTAGTTGCCGCACTCCAGTTCACTCACGCCGGGAATCGGGCGGTCATGGGCCGCCGTGTCACGCAGCGCCGCCTCGAAGGCCCGCAGGACGCCCTGCTCGTCGGGCTCGCCGATCACGGCCATGTACATCCCGGTGCGGCAGCCCATCGGGGAGACATCCACGACGTCATTCAGGTGATCGCGCAGGTACCCGGCGAGCAGGTGCTCCAGCGTGTGCAGGGCCGCCGGGTCGATCTCCGCCTGATTGGGCTGGAGGAGTCGCAGGTCGTACTTGCTGATGGAGTCGCCGTGCGGGGTGGTCTTCACGCCCGCCAGCCGGACGTAGGGAGCCTGCACTTTCGTGTGATCCAGATCGAAGGATTCGACGTTCGCCATACGCCTGATTGTGCCGCTTTGCGCGCCGGGCAAACGGGACTCGCCGCGCACTCCTATAGATAGACGGGCCGGACGGTGAAGACACGGCACCCTCGCGCGCCGCAAGGCGCCTTCATATACTGCGCGTCGTGCCCACCCTGCTCGATCACCCGCGCCGCGCGCCCGCGTGGCTGCCCCTCGTCCTTGCCGCGCTGCTGATCGCCGCCGATCAGGCGCTGAAAGCCTGGGCGCTCGCGAACCTGCAGGAGGGCCTCCCGGCCCGCCCGTTCATTCCGGGCCTGATCGACTGGGTACTGACCTTCAACACCGGCGCTGCCTGGAGCATGTTCAGCGGCAGCGCCGCGCCGCTGGCCCTGGGCCGCCTCGCGATCGGCCTGGGCATCCTGGTGTACCTGCTGGTGCGTCCGCAGCCGCGCCTGCTGAGCGTCACGCTGAGCATGATCGCCGCCGGGGCCATCGGGAACGCGATCGACGGGCTGCGGCAGGGCAAGGTGACGGACATGATCCACTCGCCGCTCCTGAGCAGCGTCACGAACGCCCTGAACGCCGGGAACTTCCCGATCTTCAACATCGCGGACTCGTGCGTGGTGCTGGGCACCCTGCTCCTGCTCGTCGCGAGCTTCGTCGGGGACCGCCGCAAACCCAGCATCTGAGCGTTGTTCCATCACCAGACCGCCGCCCCATCACCGGGCGGCGGTCTGTCTGATGTGTGAGGGGTGACGTCACCGCCGCTCAGGTTGTCCGGCGACGCCCGTCCCGGCTGGGCCTGTCTTCGGGCCAGAGGACCGGCAGTCAGGGGTGAACGCGTGTCGCCCCCGTACCACGAGGGCAGGGGGCGACAGCGAATCCCGGTTGGGGATCAGGCAACGGCCTTACGGCACTTGCTGCACACGCGCAGACGCAGGCTGACGCCGCCGCGGGTAACCGTGAGGGGCTGCAGGTTGGGCTTCTGAACACGCTTGGTGACGCCCGTGACCTTACGACCCACGCCGCCCGCAGCGCGGGCCTTACCGCGGCGGACGACCGAGTTCACCACGATCGGCCCCTTACCGCACACTTCGCACACTTTCGCCATGATGACTCTCCTTCTTGAGCCTGATTTTTCCTTCTGGGCCGGGGGGGTACCCGTTCTGGGTGCCGTGCCGCGCCAGCCCAAATCAGACAAGCCGTCCGAATGTAGCACACCGGGAGGCCAGCAGGCAAAGGGGGGTGAGGTCCAGTCCCTGTCCGTCCGCACGCCCCCACCGCGGGCCCCACAGAAAAGCCGGACAGGCGCGAGGCCTGTCCGGACGTGAAGCTGTCTGTGGGTTAGCGCAGGACGCGCAGGGCCTTGAGGATGGCGATCAGCACCACGCTGCCCACCACGCCCCACACGATGCTCCAGAAGCTGAAGCCGGCGCCGGCGACGCCTGCACCACCGATGTTCAGCCAGCTGCCGAAGATCGCCTGGGCCAGGAGGCTGCCGACAATCCCGATCAGGATGTTGGCGATCGCGCCCTGCTGGGCGTCCGTCTTCATGATGAGGCTCGCGAGCCAGCCGCACAGTGCACCAACCAGAATAGTAATGATCCAACCCATGATTCCTACCTCCGTTTACTAGTTACTTGTGATGGGATTCAACGATTCCTGCGTTCGCTGTGAACCGTTTCGTTGTGAGAGCAGCATGCGACCCGCCCAGACCCCCAATTGTGGAGACCCGTACTTTCTCAAGAGGGGTTGAAGGTGGGATGGATGTCCCGCCAACCTGGGTTAAGGACTGGGGGTCTCCATGCCCTGCCTGACGCTCATTTCTGACCTGACCCGTAAGACAGTTAGGCCCGCGCGGACCCCACTGCCCTATCCCGGCTCCCCCTGCGCGGCGGGCGGCTGGGTAGCATGGCGGGCACACGGAGGCCCCATCCCATGCCCGGAACCCCACCCCCACCCCAGACCACACCGTTCACGGTGCGCGCCCCGGCCAGCAGCGCCAACCTCGGCCCCGGTTTCGACAGCCTGGGCCTGAGCGTGCCGCTGTACACCACGCTGCACGTCACGCCACAGGCCACCACCCAGGTCATCCCGCTGGGACCGGAACTGGACGGCACGCCCGCCGACGAGAGCAACTACGTGTACCGCGCCATGGAACTCGCCGCGCGGCGTGCCGGTCGCCCCCTGCCCCCCGCCCGCATAGAAATAGAGACCGACGTGCCCCTGGCCCGCGGGCTGGGCAGCAGCGCCGCCGCGCTGGTCGCCGGGATCGTCGCCGGGAACGAACTGCTGGGCCGCCCCCTGGACGACCTGGCGGTGCTGGACGTCGCCGCGCGCGAGGAAGGCCACCCGGACAACGTCGCCCCGGCCCTGTTCGGCGGGATCGTCGTCGCGACGCTGGACAAGCTGGGCACGCACTACGTCCGTCTGGACCCGCCCGCCCACCTGGGCGTGACCGTCCTGATCCCGGACTTCGAGCTGAGCACCAGCAAGGCCCGCGCCGTGCTGCCCAAGGAGTACAGCCGCGCGGACGCCGTGCACGCCCTGTCGCACGCCGCGCTGCTGGCCGCCGCCCTTGCGCAGGGCCGCCTGGACCTGCTGCGGCACGCCATGCAGGACTACATCCACCAGATCTGGCGCGCGCCCCTCGTGCCGGGCCTGAGCGACATCCTGGAAGACGCCTGGAGGCACGGCGCGCTCGGCGCGGCCCTCAGCGGCGCCGGACCCACCGTGCTGTGCTTTCACGACACCCGCGAACCCACCGCCCCCCTGCACGCCTACCTGCACGGCGTTATGGCCCGCAACGGCCTGGAAGGCCGCGTGCTGGACTTCCCCATCGACGCGGCCGGGACGCTGGTGGAGCGGGCGTAACCGCCCGGCCAAGTCGACAGCGCCGCTCCCATGCACAGGGGCGGCGCTTTCGGCTGTACGGAACAAGCTGTGCGGAACAAAAAGAAGGAAGCCCCTCTAGGAGGAGCTTCCGTGCTGGTCGAGGCGGCGAGATTTGAACTCACGACCCCTACCACCCCAAGGTAGTGCGCTACCAGGCTGCGCTACGCCTCGACATCCAGCCCCAAAACTATAGGGGGCGTTCCGGAATCCGTCAAGGGCATGCCGGGCTGGCGGGACACGCTTTGTATCTGCGGGGGTGGCGTGGCTATCCTGCCGGGCATGACCCTGACTTTTGACGAGAAACTGCGCAACTACGCGCGGCTGGCGGTGCGGGTGGGCCTGGGCGTGAAGCCCGGTCAGCGCGTGCTGGTGCAGGCCCCGGTGGAGACGGCGCCGCTGGCGCGCCTGGTGGTGCGCGAGGCGTACGCGGCGGGCGCGAGCTTCGTGGACGTCCGCTGGGATGATGACGACGTGCAGCTGGCGCGCTTCGAGCTGGCCCCGGACGGCACGTTCGAGCAGATCAGCCGCTGGCGCGTAGATGCCGAGATCGAGACGGCCGAGGCGGGCGGCGCCGTGATCGCGATCCGCGCCACGAACCCGAACCTGCTGGGCGGCGTGGACCCCGAGCGCGTGGCGACGCACCAGCGGACGGTCGCGGCCTACCGCCGTCCGTACACGGCGCAGGTGATGACGAACCGCCTGAACTGGAACCTGATCAGCGCGCCGGTCAGCGGCTGGGCGCAGCTGATGTTCCCCGACGCGAGCGCCGAGCAGGCCGTCGAGCAGCAGTGGGACGCGATCTTCGCCGCGACCCGTGCCGATCAGCCCGACGCGGTGGCGCTGTGGGAGGCGCACCTGGGCGACCTGAAGCGCCGCCGCGAGCTGCTGACCGGCAAGCAGTACGCCGCGCTGCACTTCCGGGGCGGCGGCACGGACCTGACGGTGGGCCTCGCGGACGATCACGTGTGGGGTGGCGGCGCGGCCGACACGCCCGGCGGGATCACGTTCACGGCGAACATCCCCACCGAGGAGGTCTGGACCGCCCCGCACCGCGAGCGCGTGGACGGCACGGTCGTCAGCACCAAGCCGCTGTCGTACAACGGCACGCTGATCGACGGCATCCGCATCGAGTTCAGGGACGGCCGGATCACGGGGGCCAGCGCCGAGCAGGGCGAGGGCGCGCTGCTGAAGATGATCGAGACGGACGAGGGCAGTCACCGCCTGGGCGAGGTGGCGCTGGTGCCGCACTCCAGCCCCATCAGCCGCTCGGGCCTGTTCTTCTTCAACACCCTGTACGACGAGAACGCCGCCTCGCACATCGCGATCGGCAGCGCGTACCGCTTCAACGTCAGGGGCGGCGTGGACATGAGCCTGGAGGACTTCAACGCGAAGGGCGGCAACGACAGCCTCACGCACGTGGACTGGATGATCGGCAGTGACCGGATCGACGTGGACGGCATCACGAAGGACGGCCAGCGCGAGGCCGTGATGCGCGCGGGCGAATTCGTCATCTGAACGCAGAAGGCTCATGGCAGATGGCCGATGGCTCAGCAGCCCCGGCCATCTGCCATCTGCATTCAGCCATCGGCACCCGGTCAGGGCCGCAGGTCTTCCTCGTCCACCAGGAAGTCCACGGCGCCGCTGCCGATCTCGTAGTACGCGCCGATCACGCGGATCTGCCCGGCGGCCTCCGCCTCGCGGATGACGGGCTCGTCGCGCAGGAGGCTCACCTGGTAGCGGACGTTGTTCAGGACCGCCTCGCGCATGCGGGCCTTCTTGTCGCGGATGGCGGGCATGGCCTGCAGGCTGGGCTGGATGCGGCGGATCAGGTTCTGGAGGTGGTGGGGTTCCTCCGCGACGCGTTCCTCTGGCAGCAGCGCGGCGGCCACCGCCCCGCAGGCCTCGTGGCCCATCACGACCACGAGGTGCACGTCCAGGTGGCGGATGGCGTACTCCAGTGTGCCCAGTCCGGCCTCGCCGACGACGTTCCCGGCGACGCGCACCACGAACAGCTGCCCCAGGCCCTGATCGAACACCAGTTCGACCGGCACGCGGCTGTCGCTGCACGCGAGGATCGCGGCGTACGGCGTCTGGCCCATGATCTGCGCGCGGCGTTCGTTGGCGCTCATCTCCGGGCGGGTGGCCTGACCGCTGAAGAAGCGGGCGTTGCCGTCCTTGAGGGACTGGATGGCCGCGTCGGGCGTGGCGACGTCGGACTCCTTGATGTCCGCGATGTCCTCCATGCTCGCGCCGCGGCGGATGGCGTCCAGGATGCGGCGCTCGAGGTCGGCGGCGATCTGCGGGGCGGAAGCGTCCATGCGCGGCATGCTACGCCCCGGCCCGGCGCGGCCGCTGAACCCCGTCCAGTCACGCCGGGCCGGGCGGGCCCCCCGGTATGCTGCGCGGATGGACACGCTGACCGACCTGCTCGAACGTTACGCGACCCTGCGCGACACGATCCTGGGCCTGGAAGCCGAACGGGACGAGCTGGGCGCGCAGATCAAGGCGGCGCTGCAGGGCGGCGAGCACGCCGAGACGGACCTGTACCGCGCGACCCTGAAGGCCTCGCGGCGCGTGGAATACCCCCTGGACCGCTTCCGGGAGGTGTTCGGGGACGCCGCCGCGCTGGAGGTCGCCACGATCGACCGCAGGCGGGCCGACGCCCTGGTGAAGGCCGGGGATCTGGACGGCGAGCGCCTGCGGGACCTGGCGGTCGTGAAGGAGACGCAGGCGCTGGTGTTGCAGCCCAAGACCCGCTGACCGGGCGCACCGACATGTGCGGGTGGCGTGACGCGGGGCTGACCCTCCGGGGACGTGGTGCTGACCGGGCGGGGGCACGCTGGGCGCATGACGCTGATCTCCCTGCATCCGCTGCTGGACCCGGCCCTGCCCGCTCACCGTCAGCTGCCCGGCGACGTGTTCATCTGGACCGGGGTGGGCGCGTGGCTGGGCGGCGAGGCCTTCACGGCCGCCGCGCACGTCCGGACCGAGCGGGAGGTCCGGCAGGCCCGCCTGAGCGGCGCGCAGAGTGAACTGGACCGCCTGACCCGCTGACCTGCCGCAAGCGCAGGGGCGGCCCCGACGCGATGTCCGGGGCCGCCCCTGATGGATGGCATGAAAAAAGCATTGCCGGTGAGCAGCGGCACCCGCGAATCATCCCTTATGGCTGCTGCCTTCCGGCCCTGACCAGGTTCGAGCGTTCACGCTGCGCTGCGCCAGCAATGCGTCCAGACCATAGCACATGCCCGGCGGGGCTGTGCAGTCCCGCCGGGCGTGCATCAAGAAGAAGCGCCGGAATCCGAAGATCCGGCGCTATCTGGTGCTCGGGATGGGACTTGAACCCACACAGCTAAGCTACACGCCCCTCAAACGTGCGCGTCTACCAATTCCGCCACCCGAGCATTGGGTGAGAGGCGAAAGCAATACTAGGGGTGAAGTGCGCGCGTGTCAAGACGCCCGCTTGCACCGACGCGCGGACGTGATATGCTCATGTTTGCCGTCGTGACGCGGTCGGGCCCCGGTGAGCACCGGTTTTTTCCTGGCTGACACGCACGGGACACCACAACAAGAGAGGTATCACCATGATCGACAAGAAGCAGACCATCGAGACCCACGCCAAGCACGGCACCGACACCGGCAGCACCGCCGTCCAGATCGCCCTCCTGACCGAGCGCATCAACAACCTGTCGGTTCACCTGACCGCCAACAAGAAGGACAAGCACGGCCAGCGCGGCCTGCAGCTCCTGAACGGTCAGCGCCGCCGCCTGCTGAAGTACCTCGAGCGCACCAGCTACGACGAGTACATCGCCCTGACGGACCAGCTGAAGATCCGCCGCGGCCAGCGCATCGTCCGCTAAGACCGACTCGGATTGAACGGTTCTGGCGAACCATTCAATCCGAGCGGATGCGAGCAGGAGCAAAACGGGTTCCGGGCGTGGAGTTGGCAACCCGGTGATGTTCCGGGTTGTCAACGAAACAGACGGAATCCGTACCGGACCGCGCCCCGCACGCCGCCGCCCCCGCAAGGATGGGCGGCGGTGTTCTGTTACCGGCCGTCGGCGCCGGGCTGGTCGCGGTCCGGTACGTCCCGCCAGTCGCCGCTGGGCACCACGCTCGCGCCCGGCGCCCGCAGGCGGTCCGCGCGGGCGTACACGTACACCCAGGCGGTGAGGTCCTCTCCCCCGTCCACCTGCAGGGACGCGATCTGCCGGGTGTACAGGGGCGGCGTGTCGTGCAGGCCCTCCAGGTCGTCCAGGCCGGGCAGGGCCGCCTCCCAGGCGGGCGGGTCGTAGGTCAGGACCGCGCCGCGCACCGCCGCGTCCGCCGGGCCGGGCGTGAGGGCCGGGTACCCCTCGGGGTGGAGGTGGTGCAGCGTGAAGCCGCGCAGCGTGGCGGGCCGCGCCGTGAAGCCCCGCGCGGCGACGTGGGCGTTGCGTTCGCCGGGCAGCAGGGTGCCGTACACGAACACGCGGGGGGGGCCGGGGTCGGTCATGCCCGGACTGTACCGCCAGGAACCGCCGGGGCACCGGGCCGTTCTAGAGGCGCTGGCCCTGCGGCTGGTGGTAGTACACGCGGCCGATCACGGTGGCTTCCTCCGGGCGGACGGGCGGGTGGTCGGGGTTGTCGCTGGACAGCCACAGCGCCTCGCCGTAGCGGCGCAGGCGTTTGACGGTCAGGCCCAGGCCCGGCACGTGCAGGACGTACACGCGGCCCTCGCGCAGGTCGAGGTCGCCGGGGTCGACGTACACGCGGTCGCCGGGGCGCAGCCCGCCGGAGTCGGTGGTCATGGAGTCCCCCTGCACCTGCAGCACGAGCATGCCGGGGCGGTGGTCGCGCAGCGGCACGAGTTCGTGGTCGATGACGCTGGCGTGGTCCTCGGTGAGGGGCAGTCCGGCGCTGGCCAGCGCGCGGACCGGCACGCGGATGAGTTCCAGGCTGCCGAGCAGGTCCTCACGCGGTTCGGGCGCCAGGGGGCGCAGGCCGGTGCGGGCGGTCCACTCGCTGAGGGTGACGTCCAGCGCGCGGCGCAGCGCGTCCTGCCGCTGGGCGGTCAGGGCACCCAGGGCGCGTTCGCCGCGTTCGAGGCGGCTGAGGTACGGCTGGGTGACGCGCCCGGCGGGGCCGCCGAGGTCCCCGGTGCGCTGGCTGAGGTCGTGCTGACCGAGGCCGAGGGCCTGCCGACGCTGGCGCAGCCACCCGGCGAGGTCGTCTGGGAAGGGGGAAGTGGGGCGGGCCATGCGGCGAGTGTACCCGGCGCGTGATGCCTGGATTGAGGATTCGTGACTTGCTTTATGCCCACAGACATATTACGCTGTAGGCAGATCGGGGCCGCCCCGATTCGCATCTCATACGGATTCCGTTTGTTTCGTTGACAGATCGGAAGACCACCGATCTGCCAACTCCACGTCCGGAACCCGTTTCTCTCCTGCTCGCTCCGCTCGGGTTGAAAGTTTTTGCAAACCTTTCAACCGGAGTCCGTATCAATTCTGCTGCTGGAGGTCCGTCATGCCCGACCCGTCCCCCCTCGCCCCCACGCTGCGCGACCTGCTGCCCCTGCTGCTGCTGAGCTTCAGCGCGGGCAGCCTGACCCAGCTGACCCGCCTGCTCGCCCGGCCCGGCCCACCCCGGCTGCGGCCCACCCTGGCCCTGGCCGCCGCCGCCGGGATCGCCGCCCTGACCGTCGCCGCGCTGACCCGCGCGGCCCTCCCCCACCCCGACCCGGCGCTGCTGCTCGCCCTGGCCTGCGTGACCGGCTGGAGCGGCCCCGGCATCCTCGCCCGCCTGGGCGGCCTCGTCGAGCGGCAGCTGGGCCTGCGCGACCCCGCCGCGCCCACCGGACGCCCGCACGATTGACCGGCAGAATTGACCGTCAGTTCAGATGGAGAGTTCCGCCACAGCCGACCCCAGACTCCTCCACGACAATGGCGCATGAACCTCAAGCGCGCGCCGGGCGTCCACGCCCGCCCTGCCCTGTTGGCCCCGCTGCTCACCGCGCTGCTGGTCGCGCTGCCCCACGCGGGCAGCCAGACCGCCCCCGCCACACCCGGCACCCCCACCACGCCACAGGAACGCCGGGTGCGCAGCGGCGCGCCCCTGAGCGCGGCCGAACAGGCCCGGCTGCAGGCGCTGGTCAGCCGGGTGCGGCCCGCCACCGTGCGCGTCGAGCAGTGCCGCGCCACGCAGTGCGACGACCCGGACGGCCTGGGCTCCGGCGTGCTGATCAGCGAGGACGGCCTAGTGCTGACCGCGTACCACGTCATCCAGGGTGCGCCGGACCTGAGCGTGCAGCTGCTGAACAAGACCCGCTACCCCGCCCAGGTGATCGGGTACAACGACCAGGACGACCTCGCCCTGCTGCGCGTGAACGTGCCAAAGGGGACGCCGTTCCTGCCGCTGGCCGCCGCGCGCCCCGCCGTGGGCGACACCGCGCTGGCGATCGGCAACGGCGGCGGCGCGTTCCTGACGCCCAAGACCGGGCGCCTGCTGGGCCTGGACAGCGACCCGGGCCGCGCGGACTTCCCGCCCGGCACGCTGGAGATGAACGCCCCGCTGATTCCCGGCGACAGCGGCGGCCCGGTCGTGAACGTCAGGGGCGAGGTGACGGGCATCGTGAGTTACATCCGAGTCACGCAGAACGGCCAGCCCCGCTCGTACGCGGTGCCTGTGAGCACCACGGACGCGCGCGTGGCCGCCCTGAAACGCGGCGAGAAGCGCGACGCACCCGTGATCGGCATCGGGCTGGGCGGCGTGTTCTCGGAGCTGTTCTTCCTGCCCAGCGCGGGCTTTCAGGAACTGACGAAACTGCTGGACCTGGGCGACACGCCCGGCGCGTTCTTCACGAGCGTGTCGCGCGGCAGTCCCGCCGCGCAGGCCGGACTGAAACCGCTGGTGCTGAACGGCGACGCCAAACGCGTGTCCGGGGACATCGTGACTGCCGTGAACGGGAAGCGGATCGTGAACTTC is a window of Deinococcus grandis DNA encoding:
- a CDS encoding S-ribosylhomocysteine lyase, giving the protein MANVESFDLDHTKVQAPYVRLAGVKTTPHGDSISKYDLRLLQPNQAEIDPAALHTLEHLLAGYLRDHLNDVVDVSPMGCRTGMYMAVIGEPDEQGVLRAFEAALRDTAAHDRPIPGVSELECGNYRNHDLAGARQHAADALAQGLKVQETILLPR
- the lspA gene encoding signal peptidase II; translated protein: MDGPDGEDTAPSRAARRLHILRVVPTLLDHPRRAPAWLPLVLAALLIAADQALKAWALANLQEGLPARPFIPGLIDWVLTFNTGAAWSMFSGSAAPLALGRLAIGLGILVYLLVRPQPRLLSVTLSMIAAGAIGNAIDGLRQGKVTDMIHSPLLSSVTNALNAGNFPIFNIADSCVVLGTLLLLVASFVGDRRKPSI
- the rpmB gene encoding 50S ribosomal protein L28; protein product: MAKVCEVCGKGPIVVNSVVRRGKARAAGGVGRKVTGVTKRVQKPNLQPLTVTRGGVSLRLRVCSKCRKAVA
- a CDS encoding GlsB/YeaQ/YmgE family stress response membrane protein, which translates into the protein MGWIITILVGALCGWLASLIMKTDAQQGAIANILIGIVGSLLAQAIFGSWLNIGGAGVAGAGFSFWSIVWGVVGSVVLIAILKALRVLR
- the thrB gene encoding homoserine kinase; translated protein: MPGTPPPPQTTPFTVRAPASSANLGPGFDSLGLSVPLYTTLHVTPQATTQVIPLGPELDGTPADESNYVYRAMELAARRAGRPLPPARIEIETDVPLARGLGSSAAALVAGIVAGNELLGRPLDDLAVLDVAAREEGHPDNVAPALFGGIVVATLDKLGTHYVRLDPPAHLGVTVLIPDFELSTSKARAVLPKEYSRADAVHALSHAALLAAALAQGRLDLLRHAMQDYIHQIWRAPLVPGLSDILEDAWRHGALGAALSGAGPTVLCFHDTREPTAPLHAYLHGVMARNGLEGRVLDFPIDAAGTLVERA
- a CDS encoding aminopeptidase, which translates into the protein MTLTFDEKLRNYARLAVRVGLGVKPGQRVLVQAPVETAPLARLVVREAYAAGASFVDVRWDDDDVQLARFELAPDGTFEQISRWRVDAEIETAEAGGAVIAIRATNPNLLGGVDPERVATHQRTVAAYRRPYTAQVMTNRLNWNLISAPVSGWAQLMFPDASAEQAVEQQWDAIFAATRADQPDAVALWEAHLGDLKRRRELLTGKQYAALHFRGGGTDLTVGLADDHVWGGGAADTPGGITFTANIPTEEVWTAPHRERVDGTVVSTKPLSYNGTLIDGIRIEFRDGRITGASAEQGEGALLKMIETDEGSHRLGEVALVPHSSPISRSGLFFFNTLYDENAASHIAIGSAYRFNVRGGVDMSLEDFNAKGGNDSLTHVDWMIGSDRIDVDGITKDGQREAVMRAGEFVI
- a CDS encoding carbonic anhydrase, translated to MDASAPQIAADLERRILDAIRRGASMEDIADIKESDVATPDAAIQSLKDGNARFFSGQATRPEMSANERRAQIMGQTPYAAILACSDSRVPVELVFDQGLGQLFVVRVAGNVVGEAGLGTLEYAIRHLDVHLVVVMGHEACGAVAAALLPEERVAEEPHHLQNLIRRIQPSLQAMPAIRDKKARMREAVLNNVRYQVSLLRDEPVIREAEAAGQIRVIGAYYEIGSGAVDFLVDEEDLRP
- the rpsO gene encoding 30S ribosomal protein S15, yielding MIDKKQTIETHAKHGTDTGSTAVQIALLTERINNLSVHLTANKKDKHGQRGLQLLNGQRRRLLKYLERTSYDEYIALTDQLKIRRGQRIVR
- a CDS encoding gamma-glutamylcyclotransferase family protein; amino-acid sequence: MTDPGPPRVFVYGTLLPGERNAHVAARGFTARPATLRGFTLHHLHPEGYPALTPGPADAAVRGAVLTYDPPAWEAALPGLDDLEGLHDTPPLYTRQIASLQVDGGEDLTAWVYVYARADRLRAPGASVVPSGDWRDVPDRDQPGADGR
- a CDS encoding helix-turn-helix domain-containing protein; translated protein: MARPTSPFPDDLAGWLRQRRQALGLGQHDLSQRTGDLGGPAGRVTQPYLSRLERGERALGALTAQRQDALRRALDVTLSEWTARTGLRPLAPEPREDLLGSLELIRVPVRALASAGLPLTEDHASVIDHELVPLRDHRPGMLVLQVQGDSMTTDSGGLRPGDRVYVDPGDLDLREGRVYVLHVPGLGLTVKRLRRYGEALWLSSDNPDHPPVRPEEATVIGRVYYHQPQGQRL
- a CDS encoding S1C family serine protease, which gives rise to MNLKRAPGVHARPALLAPLLTALLVALPHAGSQTAPATPGTPTTPQERRVRSGAPLSAAEQARLQALVSRVRPATVRVEQCRATQCDDPDGLGSGVLISEDGLVLTAYHVIQGAPDLSVQLLNKTRYPAQVIGYNDQDDLALLRVNVPKGTPFLPLAAARPAVGDTALAIGNGGGAFLTPKTGRLLGLDSDPGRADFPPGTLEMNAPLIPGDSGGPVVNVRGEVTGIVSYIRVTQNGQPRSYAVPVSTTDARVAALKRGEKRDAPVIGIGLGGVFSELFFLPSAGFQELTKLLDLGDTPGAFFTSVSRGSPAAQAGLKPLVLNGDAKRVSGDIVTAVNGKRIVNFAEFQYAVRAYQPGDTVTLSVLRDGKPLEVKVTLVGRSKLSN